The DNA region CCCATGGGGTTTGCCGTGCCGCCCCTGTCGCCAGGAGCGCGGTGGGCTCTTACCCCGCCGTTTCACCCTTGCCTCAACTTTCGTCAAGGCGGTTTGTTTTCTGTGGCACTTTCCGTCCCCGTCATCTCCATAAATGGCCGGGACCTGGGCTATGCCCAGCATGGCATCCTTCGGAGCCCGGACTTTCCTCCCCGCCGTAAAGGCGGAGCGGCCGTCCGACCTGCGCCATCTTTTCAAAGATCGTATTTCTCGTCTATCGCCCTGTTCGCAAGTTTGTCCGCCTCTTTGTTTTTCTCGCGCGGCAGATGCTCTATAGTATAATGTTTGATCGTCCGCAAGGCCTTCACAGCCTCCCCGAAGAGCGGCTTCAGCCCCTCGTTCTTCACCTTGTACTCGCCCTTGATCTGCCTCACCATGAGCTCCGAGTCCGCGTAGATCGCGAGATCGGTGGCCCCGAGCCTCTTCGCCTCAGAGAGCGCCATGATCAGGGCGCTGTACTCGGCCTGGTTGTTGGTCATCTCGCCCAGAT from bacterium includes:
- a CDS encoding ribonuclease HI family protein → MPRITIHSDGAARGNPGPAGAGAILRDEKGSVLAELFEYLGEMTNNQAEYSALIMALSEAKRLGATDLAIYADSELMVRQIKGEYKVKNEGLKPLFGEAVKALRTIKHYTIEHLPREKNKEADKLANRAIDEKYDL